The following proteins are encoded in a genomic region of Nerophis lumbriciformis linkage group LG23, RoL_Nlum_v2.1, whole genome shotgun sequence:
- the enpp4 gene encoding bis(5'-adenosyl)-triphosphatase enpp4 yields MFLRIQLGFLYAVCGLLTQSAASPQRRPPLLVVSFDGFRADYLQRFPMPNLTLLYSQGVLVEHLTNVFITKTFPNHYSLMTGLYAESHGILASAMYDPVSHKHYSAGNNSDPMWWNAATPFWISVNQAGYTSAIAMWPGSEVAIRNQTPSHFLPYSTYVTFQERLSNVTNWILGSEKDEGALFGAIYWEEPDHSGHMFGPDDTEAMGRALKDVDDNVGLMISELKKSGLWGRIDVMVTSDHGMAQCSVDRLIRLDDCLHADNYTIVDLTPVAALIPNRRPEAVFALLDKCHPNMTAYLKETIPDRLHYRNNERIQPILLIADEGWTIVRHGNKLPRLGDHGYDNSLPSMHPFLAAAGPSFKKGLRLTSMQSVDIYPLMCHLLGVPPQPNNGTLGNVLGMLVSADYWSAPVVVGLVLGVLITLATIPVLFKLIGRLGRPPSLQPFQRLEIEHSDDDEALLE; encoded by the exons ATGTTCCTCAGAATACAGCTGGGCTTCCTGTATGCTGTTTGCGGTTTGTTGACACAAAGCGCCGCGTCGCCACAGCGCCGTCCCCCGTTGCTGGTGGTGTCGTTCGATGGCTTCCGGGCAGACTACCTGCAGAGGTTCCCTATGCCCAACCTGACGCTCTTGTACAGCCAAGGGGTCCTAGTGGAGCACCTCACCAACGTCTTCATCACAAAGACCTTCCCCAATCACTACAGCCTG ATGACGGGACTTTACGCAGAGTCTCACGGCATCCTGGCCAGTGCCATGTATGACCCTGTCAGCCACAAGCACTACAGCGCCGGCAATAACAGCGACCCCATGTGGTGGAATGCGGCGACGCCTTTCTGGATCTCCGTCAACCAAGCCGGCTACACGTCGGCGATCGCAATGTGGCCGGGCTCCGAGGTGGCCATCCGCAACCAAACGCCCTCACACTTCTTACCCTACAGCACTTACGTGACCTTCCAGGAGCGCCTGTCCAACGTGACCAACTGGATCCTGGGAAGCGAGAAG GACGAAGGGGCGCTATTTGGAGCCATCTACTGGGAGGAGCCTGACCACTCAGGCCACATGTTTGGACCTGATGATACTGAGGCCATGGGCAGAGCACTGAAGGAT GTTGACGACAACGTTGGCTTGATGATATCGGAACTGAAAAAGAGCGGCTTGTGGGGGCGCATCGACGTCATGGTGACCAGCGACCACGGCATGGCTCAGTGCTCGGTCGATCGCCTCATACGCCTGGACGACTGCTTACACGCTGACAACTACACCATAGTGGACCTCACCCCTGTCGCCGCCCTCATCCCAAACCGCA GGCCCGAGGCGGTCTTTGCCCTGCTGGATAAGTGCCACCCAAACATGACGGCCTATCTGAAGGAGACCATCCCTGACAGGCTGCACTACCGCAACAACGAGCGCATCCAGCCCATCCTACTGATCGCTGACGAGGGATGGACGATAGTGCGGCATGGGAACAAGCTGCCCAGAC TGGGCGATCACGGCTACGACAACTCCTTACCCAGCATGCATCCCTTCCTGGCGGCGGCAGGGCCCAGCTTCAAAAAGGGCCTCCGACTGACAAGTATGCAGAGCGTGGACATTTACCCGCTCATGTGCCACCTGCTCGGCGTGCCCCCGCAGCCCAACAACGGCACCCTGGGCAACGTCCTGGGAATGCTGGTGTCTGCAGACTACTGGAGTGCGCCCGTGGTCGTGGGCCTGGTGCTGGGTGTCCTTATCACGCTCGCCACCATACCTG tcctgttCAAGCTGATTGGACGCTTGGGCCGGCCGCCATCCCTCCAACCGTTCCAGAGACTTGAAATTGAACACAGCGACGACGACGAAGCTTTGCTGGAGTAA